The Psychrobacter sp. LV10R520-6 genome includes a region encoding these proteins:
- the secG gene encoding preprotein translocase subunit SecG, producing MFTFILALHIIVAIAMIGLILIQHGKGADAGASFGAGSSGTIFGAAGTANFLTRATGALTVVFFITSMTLAVNARKQAEDQFRLDAPVSAPQTPRPLTENPQ from the coding sequence ATGTTTACGTTTATATTAGCCCTGCACATTATCGTGGCCATTGCCATGATTGGCTTGATTTTGATACAGCATGGTAAAGGGGCAGACGCTGGGGCTTCTTTTGGTGCTGGTTCGTCTGGAACCATATTTGGCGCGGCGGGGACAGCAAATTTTTTGACCCGTGCTACGGGAGCATTAACAGTAGTGTTTTTTATAACCAGTATGACGCTTGCTGTAAATGCGCGTAAGCAAGCTGAAGATCAGTTTCGTTTAGATGCGCCAGTCTCAGCGCCGCAAACGCCGCGCCCTTTGACAGAAAATCCTCAGTAG
- the nusA gene encoding transcription termination factor NusA, with product MSREILTVVETVSNEKGLNPEDIFEAIEDALVVSTKKKVYTEQPEVAIRVAIDRTTGDYDTYRYWTVVADEDHEMPACQLAITDLDQEQWSIGDVKEEQIESIEFGRIAATQAKQVIIQKIREAERALVADVFEPRVGEMMYGEVKKQTRDGYIIDLGDDAEGYLSRDQMLPREQLRVKSRINAILYHVNRENRGAQLLLSRTHPEMLSALMQKEVPEIAEQIIEIRNVARLPGTRAKISVKTNDHRIDPVGACIGMRGTRIQAVQQELDGERIDVVVWSDDPAQFIISALEPADVSSIILDEDMQTADIIFSTNDQLARAIGSQGQNVRLASELTGYKLNMMLEEEYQQRQDNELKAFIELFYERLEVDKDLAHALVDIGFTSIEEVAYVPVETFYDIEGLDDEAIDMIQERAKEVVIADELVKQQNMKEPSQELQDMEGMTVSWAYKMAQKDIITVDDLAEQAVFDLEDIEGLDTETAGKLIMKARESWFNE from the coding sequence ATGAGTCGTGAAATTTTAACGGTAGTAGAAACTGTCAGTAATGAAAAGGGCTTAAATCCTGAAGATATCTTTGAAGCCATAGAAGATGCCTTAGTGGTGTCGACTAAGAAAAAAGTATATACCGAACAGCCAGAAGTGGCCATACGGGTTGCCATTGATCGTACGACTGGTGACTATGATACTTATCGTTACTGGACGGTGGTTGCAGATGAAGATCATGAGATGCCTGCCTGTCAGCTTGCCATTACTGATCTTGACCAAGAACAATGGTCAATCGGTGATGTTAAAGAAGAGCAGATTGAATCCATTGAATTTGGTCGCATTGCAGCCACTCAAGCCAAACAAGTTATTATTCAAAAGATCCGTGAAGCTGAGCGTGCCCTAGTGGCAGACGTTTTTGAGCCACGCGTCGGTGAAATGATGTATGGTGAGGTAAAAAAACAAACGCGCGATGGCTATATCATTGATCTTGGGGATGATGCTGAAGGCTATCTATCACGTGATCAGATGCTTCCACGTGAGCAGCTGCGCGTAAAATCACGTATTAACGCCATTCTATATCATGTGAACCGTGAAAATCGCGGTGCACAGTTATTGTTATCTCGTACGCATCCTGAAATGCTCTCAGCTTTAATGCAAAAAGAAGTGCCTGAGATTGCTGAGCAAATTATCGAGATTCGTAACGTTGCTCGTCTGCCGGGTACTCGTGCTAAGATATCGGTCAAAACCAATGATCATCGTATTGATCCGGTTGGCGCTTGTATTGGCATGCGTGGTACGCGAATTCAAGCAGTACAGCAAGAGCTTGATGGTGAGCGTATTGATGTAGTGGTGTGGTCAGATGATCCCGCCCAATTCATTATTAGCGCGCTTGAACCAGCGGATGTCAGTAGCATTATTTTGGACGAAGATATGCAGACTGCTGATATTATCTTTAGTACTAATGATCAGCTAGCACGCGCTATTGGCTCACAAGGCCAAAACGTACGTCTGGCTTCTGAGCTGACGGGTTACAAGCTTAATATGATGCTTGAAGAAGAGTATCAGCAGCGTCAAGATAACGAATTAAAAGCCTTTATCGAGTTATTCTATGAGCGTTTAGAGGTTGATAAAGATTTAGCACACGCGCTCGTTGATATCGGCTTTACCAGCATCGAAGAAGTGGCTTACGTACCGGTGGAGACTTTTTATGATATCGAAGGCTTAGATGACGAAGCCATTGATATGATTCAAGAGCGTGCTAAAGAAGTGGTCATCGCTGATGAGCTGGTAAAACAACAAAACATGAAAGAGCCAAGTCAAGAATTGCAAGATATGGAAGGTATGACGGTCAGTTGGGCTTATAAAATGGCTCAAAAAGACATCATTACCGTTGATGATTTAGCAGAACAAGCTGTATTTGACCTAGAAGATATCGAAGGTTTAGATACTGAAACCGCAGGAAAACTTATTATGAAAGCTCGGGAATCTTGGTTCAATGAATAG
- the rimP gene encoding ribosome maturation factor RimP has translation MKLSTKVAELTNIIAPAVAACDVALWGLEFAPQGNRSLLRIYIEALPEGKAQDKQVSIENCAAVNHQVSGILEVHDPIAGEYVLEVSSPGFDRAFFSDEQMHDYVGQTVSLRLIQAIGEGDQKRRKVTGSLDSIDATSLNLTAADGERFEIALTNIDKAHLIYEDA, from the coding sequence ATGAAACTTTCGACCAAAGTTGCAGAACTAACCAATATTATTGCCCCTGCGGTAGCTGCTTGTGATGTAGCGCTGTGGGGCTTAGAATTTGCGCCACAAGGCAATCGCTCGTTGTTGCGTATTTACATTGAGGCTTTACCTGAAGGAAAAGCGCAAGATAAACAGGTGAGCATTGAGAATTGTGCGGCGGTTAACCATCAGGTGAGCGGCATCCTTGAAGTGCATGATCCTATTGCTGGTGAGTATGTACTAGAAGTCTCTTCACCAGGCTTCGACCGCGCGTTCTTCTCAGATGAGCAAATGCATGATTACGTCGGTCAGACTGTGAGCTTACGTTTGATACAAGCTATTGGAGAAGGCGATCAAAAACGCCGCAAAGTAACAGGCAGCTTAGATAGTATAGATGCAACGTCGTTAAACTTGACTGCGGCTGATGGTGAGCGGTTTGAGATCGCTTTAACTAATATCGATAAAGCCCATTTAATTTATGAAGACGCCTAA
- the tpiA gene encoding triose-phosphate isomerase → MQAWVIGNWKQNPATSHDVNALMDDLLTAVTAEESTRAGTAKHCQLMIAPSCIHMAAASARLQGSSVLCAAQDISAHSATTGAYTGDCSAQQVTDAGAIWTLIGHSERRQYHQESHDLLVQKLDNGLKQNLGIVLCIGETQAQYDAEQTFDVLDEQLAVIKELLEQQANQQSGQQSAAPSDVAVTLSERLIIAYEPVWAIGTGKVPTVAEVSATHKYIKQTISSFAAPLSTVSVLYGGSVNADNADSFAADSMIDGALVGGASLKAESFLAIAEAFNRAKT, encoded by the coding sequence ATGCAAGCTTGGGTAATTGGAAATTGGAAGCAGAATCCAGCAACGAGTCACGACGTCAATGCACTTATGGATGATCTATTAACAGCCGTTACCGCTGAAGAGTCAACTAGGGCAGGGACAGCGAAACACTGTCAGTTGATGATAGCACCAAGTTGTATTCATATGGCAGCTGCCAGTGCGCGCCTGCAAGGGTCTTCCGTATTGTGCGCCGCTCAAGACATTAGCGCTCATAGTGCTACTACCGGAGCCTATACCGGTGATTGCTCAGCGCAGCAAGTGACTGATGCGGGCGCAATATGGACGCTAATTGGACACTCTGAGCGTCGGCAGTATCATCAAGAATCTCATGATTTGCTTGTACAGAAACTTGACAATGGCCTTAAACAAAATTTAGGAATCGTGCTATGTATCGGTGAAACTCAAGCGCAATATGATGCTGAGCAGACCTTTGACGTACTTGACGAGCAGCTAGCCGTAATAAAAGAGTTGTTAGAACAACAGGCAAACCAGCAGTCAGGCCAACAATCAGCTGCGCCGTCCGATGTTGCTGTAACTTTATCCGAACGCCTAATCATTGCTTACGAACCCGTTTGGGCAATTGGCACCGGCAAAGTGCCGACCGTAGCTGAGGTGAGCGCCACTCATAAATATATCAAGCAAACTATAAGCAGCTTTGCGGCACCCTTATCTACCGTTAGTGTGTTATATGGTGGTAGTGTCAATGCTGACAATGCCGATAGTTTTGCAGCAGATTCTATGATAGACGGGGCATTGGTTGGTGGTGCCTCATTAAAAGCAGAAAGCTTTTTAGCAATCGCTGAAGCCTTTAACCGAGCTAAAACTTAG
- the pilB gene encoding type IV-A pilus assembly ATPase PilB, which produces MSTTTSKFGGLAQQLVSEGVVSEAHMKTAQTESQRQQIELVPYLVDNKVAKAYQLAQMLSQAFGDSLFDLNALSNDVIPKDLVDEKIVRKFNALPIFKRGQRLFVALSDPTRIDAIDAIAFNSRLSVEIVIVEEDKLKKRIDSVYEDSMQNFGSFADSDLNIDFEETSDDEGETKLSDSVDEAPVVKFVNKMLVDAIRMGASDLHFEPYEKTFRVRFRVDGVMQKMANPPVQLASKIAARLKVMSQMDISERRVPQDGRIKLKISKDKAIDFRVNSLPTLFGEKLVLRILDPSSAMLGIEALGYEPDQEEMFLEALHKPQGMLLITGPTGSGKTVSLYTGINILNTGETNISTAEDPVEINLEGINQVNVNPKVGLTFSNALKSFLRQDPDIVMVGEIRDLETAEIAIKAAQTGHMVLSTLHTNSAPETLTRLRNMGVASFNIATSVNLVIAQRLARRLCKNCKKAVNIPRQSLLEIGFADIDLDNPDNTIYEPVGCGECRDGYKGRVGIYEVMKVSPDISRIIMEDGNAIDIKDAALRNGFRDLRRSGILKVLQGVTSIQEMMRVTSE; this is translated from the coding sequence ATGTCTACCACAACTAGCAAGTTTGGTGGTTTAGCGCAGCAACTGGTTAGCGAAGGCGTTGTCAGCGAAGCGCACATGAAAACGGCGCAGACTGAGTCGCAGCGGCAGCAAATAGAACTGGTGCCTTATCTGGTAGACAATAAAGTGGCCAAGGCTTATCAGTTGGCACAAATGCTGTCACAAGCATTCGGTGACTCGCTATTTGACCTCAATGCACTCAGTAACGATGTGATTCCAAAAGACTTGGTTGATGAAAAAATCGTCCGTAAGTTTAATGCACTCCCAATCTTTAAGCGTGGACAGCGATTGTTTGTCGCCTTGAGTGATCCCACACGTATTGACGCGATTGATGCTATTGCCTTTAATTCGCGGTTGTCTGTTGAAATCGTGATAGTCGAAGAAGATAAACTTAAAAAACGTATTGATAGCGTTTATGAAGATAGTATGCAAAACTTCGGTAGTTTTGCTGATAGCGACTTAAACATCGACTTTGAAGAGACCAGTGATGATGAAGGCGAGACCAAACTTTCTGATAGTGTCGATGAAGCGCCAGTAGTAAAATTTGTCAATAAAATGCTGGTTGATGCTATCCGCATGGGCGCCTCCGACCTACATTTCGAGCCGTATGAAAAGACCTTTCGTGTACGCTTTCGAGTCGATGGGGTTATGCAGAAAATGGCCAACCCACCAGTACAGCTGGCCAGTAAAATTGCTGCACGTCTAAAAGTCATGTCACAAATGGACATCTCTGAGCGCCGTGTCCCGCAAGATGGACGTATCAAGCTTAAAATATCTAAAGATAAAGCCATCGACTTTCGGGTAAACTCTTTACCAACCCTATTCGGTGAAAAACTGGTTTTGCGTATTTTAGACCCCTCATCAGCGATGCTTGGTATTGAAGCTCTAGGCTATGAGCCAGATCAAGAAGAGATGTTCTTAGAAGCACTTCATAAACCGCAAGGGATGTTACTGATTACGGGACCTACCGGCTCCGGTAAGACGGTATCACTCTATACTGGCATTAATATTCTTAATACTGGGGAGACCAATATTTCGACCGCTGAAGATCCGGTCGAGATTAACCTTGAAGGTATTAATCAAGTTAACGTCAACCCGAAAGTAGGACTAACCTTTTCTAATGCTCTTAAATCGTTCTTACGCCAAGATCCAGATATCGTCATGGTAGGTGAGATTCGTGACCTTGAGACTGCCGAGATTGCTATTAAAGCGGCACAAACTGGTCATATGGTACTTTCAACCCTGCATACCAACTCTGCTCCTGAGACCTTAACGCGTCTGCGTAACATGGGAGTAGCGTCATTTAACATTGCCACCTCAGTGAACCTAGTTATCGCGCAAAGGCTAGCGCGACGCTTATGTAAGAACTGTAAAAAAGCTGTCAATATTCCACGCCAAAGCTTGCTTGAAATTGGTTTTGCTGACATTGATTTGGACAATCCAGATAACACGATCTATGAACCTGTAGGCTGTGGCGAATGCCGCGATGGTTATAAAGGCCGGGTGGGTATCTATGAGGTCATGAAAGTTAGCCCAGATATTTCGCGCATAATCATGGAGGACGGTAATGCCATTGATATTAAAGATGCAGCACTCAGGAATGGCTTTAGGGATTTGCGCCGCTCTGGCATTTTAAAAGTATTACAGGGAGTGACCAGTATTCAAGAAATGATGCGGGTCACCTCTGAATAA